In the Orenia marismortui DSM 5156 genome, one interval contains:
- a CDS encoding MFS transporter, whose protein sequence is MKKIKNHKILVVLTFSIMLVFGIIVNLKGQINPLIQEDYGINNTKLGLVLTLFSIGGIMVSLFSGELIKKFNLKKFFLGGALIAIISLITLSYINNYYLLMIIMGFMGIGISAINVVANSLASRVFVKNRGRMMNLFHLFFGVGGYLAPLYANRVFSLGFEWEATYSFSIIFIFYIILFATFCKFPKEERGLEQEDKQREVNVWNILKDTRVIIFVLMFLINVGVEIGSVSWLGVYLDTVQERSKVEIGFYISLYFGLFTLGRFLASFIVEKLGYLKMVLICVLGSAISIFLGVVGPNYFVFFLSLTGFFAAANFPTIQAAMFETFEDNISVIIGLTLAAGELGNIFLANLLIGFINDLLGVKIGYSIMIFYLLLLAGLVFYLKTVHTDKKVTRVN, encoded by the coding sequence ATGAAGAAAATTAAAAACCATAAGATCTTAGTTGTATTAACTTTCAGTATAATGTTGGTTTTTGGAATTATTGTTAATCTAAAAGGGCAAATAAATCCTTTGATACAGGAAGATTACGGGATTAATAATACAAAATTAGGTCTTGTTCTGACCTTGTTTTCTATAGGCGGGATTATGGTAAGTTTGTTTAGTGGAGAATTAATTAAGAAATTTAACCTAAAAAAATTCTTTTTAGGTGGAGCATTGATTGCAATAATTAGTTTAATTACACTTAGCTATATTAATAATTATTATTTATTAATGATCATAATGGGGTTTATGGGGATTGGTATTAGTGCTATTAATGTAGTAGCTAATTCGTTAGCTTCTAGGGTGTTTGTGAAGAACAGGGGAAGAATGATGAATTTATTCCATTTATTTTTTGGTGTAGGAGGTTATTTAGCACCTTTATATGCTAATCGGGTTTTTAGTCTGGGGTTTGAATGGGAAGCTACTTATTCTTTTAGTATTATATTTATTTTTTACATAATTTTATTTGCTACTTTTTGTAAATTTCCAAAAGAAGAAAGGGGATTAGAACAAGAAGATAAGCAGAGAGAAGTTAATGTTTGGAATATTTTAAAGGATACTCGGGTAATTATCTTTGTATTAATGTTTTTGATAAATGTTGGGGTAGAGATTGGTTCTGTAAGTTGGTTGGGAGTTTATTTAGATACTGTTCAGGAAAGAAGTAAAGTAGAAATTGGATTCTATATCTCTTTATATTTTGGATTATTTACTTTAGGAAGGTTTTTAGCTAGTTTCATAGTAGAAAAGCTTGGATATCTAAAGATGGTATTAATTTGTGTTTTAGGGTCTGCCATTTCTATTTTTCTTGGAGTAGTTGGTCCTAATTATTTTGTATTCTTTCTATCATTAACAGGTTTCTTTGCAGCAGCTAATTTCCCTACAATTCAAGCAGCAATGTTTGAAACTTTTGAGGATAATATTTCTGTAATTATCGGTCTTACTTTAGCAGCTGGAGAGTTGGGAAATATCTTTTTAGCAAATCTTTTAATTGGATTTATTAATGATTTATTAGGTGTAAAAATAGGCTATTCTATCATGATCTTTTACTTGCTTCTCTTAGCAGGATTAGTATTTTATTTAAAAACAGTCCATACTGATAAGAAAGTTACTAGAGTTAATTAA
- a CDS encoding methyl-accepting chemotaxis protein gives MDVLKKLLSSLKSFSNNLIKNLKKFLSEARRRKVKEFLVDKILVIKEFIIKVYMRLKKDDLKELKEQNKDKGSNGKFDFSLTIIRQVQIAFVLLLIMLLFVGVRVYNNSNKVVEEIESITVEMNKLENEYIPVVRTSSDIIREVNQKQSSLFRWKAGFANLGAAESNLTSQSIEEIKELIDDPELLKTLDKLSKWNNKFQNKVIELKTIEKSSFDEKMILNEINDSITFNLNMSLAALNKDVWNHLNTNMDNLNQKITTIAEESQSNRDAIIIMTIVTLIIGSGLIIFVRMGIRQITAETKKRTYQAANKSEVVLSSAESMTKSADLVNEKINHSYDILEDLLNINREVFTSIEEVSVSIKEITTGVEGLAIQAEDISTSGSDTYQAIKNTYKRINSGNKLVNNTVDIMKELQQSVGKINQISDKIMKIGDQTNLLALNAAIEAARAGEAGRGFAVVAEEIKSLADESMLATKEVKDIVSNVQGVAKKAVEVMISDDSKQEDSIVSIFKEISTLTEGVTNKMEAVIAAAEDQAAATEEMSALTEEISAATEEISAQTEDNLLDTNNLTQIMKEVIEVNDELNEKVKDQSDQSQEQLELIKQVVEANDKLAK, from the coding sequence ATGGATGTTTTAAAAAAATTATTGAGTAGTTTAAAATCATTCTCTAATAATTTAATTAAAAATCTAAAGAAGTTTTTATCAGAGGCTAGAAGAAGAAAGGTCAAAGAATTTTTAGTAGATAAGATATTAGTTATTAAGGAATTTATAATCAAAGTTTATATGAGATTAAAGAAAGATGATCTTAAGGAATTAAAAGAGCAAAATAAAGATAAGGGAAGTAATGGGAAATTTGATTTCTCTTTAACTATTATTAGACAGGTACAGATTGCTTTTGTATTATTGTTAATAATGTTATTATTTGTGGGAGTACGTGTCTATAATAATAGTAATAAGGTAGTAGAAGAAATAGAATCAATTACAGTTGAAATGAATAAGTTAGAGAATGAATATATACCAGTAGTTAGAACTAGTAGTGATATTATAAGAGAAGTTAATCAAAAGCAAAGTAGTTTATTTAGATGGAAAGCAGGTTTTGCAAATTTAGGGGCTGCTGAAAGTAATTTAACCTCTCAAAGTATAGAGGAGATCAAAGAATTAATTGATGATCCAGAACTACTTAAAACTTTGGATAAGTTATCTAAATGGAATAATAAATTTCAAAATAAGGTTATTGAATTGAAGACTATAGAAAAGAGTTCTTTTGACGAAAAGATGATCTTAAATGAAATTAATGATTCTATTACCTTTAATTTAAATATGTCTTTGGCTGCTTTAAATAAAGATGTTTGGAATCATTTAAATACTAATATGGATAATTTAAATCAGAAGATAACTACTATTGCAGAGGAATCACAAAGTAATAGAGATGCGATTATTATAATGACTATAGTAACTCTTATTATTGGTAGTGGATTAATAATTTTTGTTAGAATGGGAATACGGCAAATAACTGCAGAAACCAAAAAGAGAACATATCAAGCTGCTAATAAGTCAGAAGTGGTCTTATCTTCTGCAGAGTCAATGACAAAATCGGCTGATTTAGTAAATGAGAAGATCAATCATTCATATGATATCTTAGAAGACTTATTAAATATCAATAGAGAGGTATTTACCTCTATTGAGGAAGTCTCAGTTTCTATTAAAGAAATAACAACTGGAGTAGAAGGCTTAGCTATACAAGCAGAGGATATATCAACTTCAGGTAGTGATACTTATCAAGCTATAAAGAATACTTACAAAAGAATTAATTCAGGAAATAAACTTGTGAATAATACTGTTGATATTATGAAAGAGTTGCAGCAAAGTGTGGGTAAAATCAACCAAATATCAGATAAGATTATGAAGATTGGTGATCAGACCAATCTGTTAGCTTTAAATGCTGCTATTGAAGCAGCAAGAGCTGGAGAAGCTGGTCGAGGATTTGCAGTAGTAGCTGAAGAGATTAAGAGTTTAGCTGATGAAAGTATGCTTGCTACTAAAGAGGTTAAAGATATTGTCTCTAATGTTCAAGGTGTTGCTAAAAAAGCAGTTGAAGTTATGATATCTGATGATAGTAAGCAAGAAGATAGTATTGTTAGTATCTTCAAAGAAATTAGTACTCTAACGGAAGGTGTAACTAATAAGATGGAAGCAGTTATTGCAGCAGCAGAAGATCAAGCAGCAGCCACTGAAGAGATGAGTGCTTTGACTGAAGAGATTTCTGCAGCTACTGAAGAGATATCGGCTCAAACTGAAGACAATTTATTAGATACAAATAACTTGACTCAGATTATGAAAGAAGTAATAGAGGTTAATGATGAATTAAATGAGAAGGTTAAAGATCAGTCTGATCAATCTCAAGAACAGTTAGAATTAATAAAGCAAGTGGTAGAAGCAAATGATAAGTTGGCGAAATAA
- a CDS encoding DMT family transporter: MFDKDKIGYLFIIIAMLIWGSIGVFVRWVPYSSELIVFYRVLFAFLFLLLLSVLKKDLKLNLLIDNKLLLLGSGVTLSLNWLFFFQAVKKTTIANATLSYYTSPVMVVLLSVLFLKERLRVREIISLLLGILGISIMIFSPKNLLLDGRVGIVYGLLAAFCYSLFTLSSKMITDLSAQKLTLIQTGIATIILFPIVLGYELPDLHSIVLLVIMGVLHTALALVLYIKGLRLSKVQDVGILSYLDPLSAILFAMLFLSEIPSLSTFIGGILILLSSYLVISKN, translated from the coding sequence TTGTTTGATAAAGATAAAATAGGTTATCTATTTATTATTATTGCCATGTTAATTTGGGGGAGTATAGGTGTATTTGTTCGTTGGGTTCCTTATTCATCAGAACTTATTGTCTTTTATAGAGTTTTATTTGCTTTTTTATTTTTATTACTTTTATCAGTATTAAAAAAAGATTTAAAGCTTAATTTATTGATTGATAATAAGTTATTACTATTAGGATCTGGAGTTACATTATCATTAAATTGGCTCTTTTTCTTCCAAGCAGTAAAGAAGACCACTATTGCTAATGCAACCTTAAGTTATTATACTTCACCAGTTATGGTAGTTTTGCTTTCGGTATTGTTTTTAAAAGAAAGATTGAGAGTTAGAGAGATAATCTCTTTGTTATTGGGTATATTAGGTATTAGTATTATGATTTTTAGTCCTAAAAATCTACTTTTAGATGGAAGAGTTGGAATAGTTTATGGACTGTTAGCTGCTTTCTGTTATTCATTATTTACTTTAAGTAGTAAGATGATAACTGATCTATCTGCTCAAAAGTTAACCTTAATTCAAACAGGTATTGCTACAATAATTCTATTTCCTATAGTTTTAGGATATGAATTACCTGATCTTCATTCTATAGTTTTATTAGTTATTATGGGAGTATTACATACAGCATTAGCTTTAGTTCTTTATATTAAAGGTTTAAGATTAAGCAAAGTACAAGATGTAGGTATATTAAGCTATTTAGATCCTCTAAGTGCAATTTTATTTGCTATGTTATTTTTAAGTGAGATTCCTAGCTTGTCAACCTTTATAGGAGGAATATTAATTCTACTTAGTAGTTACTTAGTAATTTCCAAAAACTAA
- a CDS encoding CBS domain-containing protein: MNVRDIMTSNVSTVSPTSSVNEAAKIMKDLNVGAVPITNGTQPVGIITDRDIAIRNAAEGGDFNAPVEQIMSSGLVYGNPEMSAEEAANLMAENQIRRLPIVENGNLVGIVALGDLAVQNKSDMEAGSALSTISLPSNPQK, encoded by the coding sequence ATGAATGTTAGAGACATTATGACTAGTAATGTGTCAACAGTTTCTCCCACTTCTAGTGTGAATGAAGCTGCTAAAATCATGAAAGATTTAAATGTAGGAGCTGTTCCGATTACAAATGGGACTCAGCCTGTAGGTATTATTACTGATCGTGATATTGCTATTCGTAATGCAGCAGAAGGTGGAGATTTTAATGCTCCAGTAGAGCAAATCATGTCTAGTGGATTGGTTTATGGTAATCCAGAAATGAGTGCTGAGGAAGCTGCCAATTTAATGGCAGAGAATCAGATTAGAAGGTTACCAATAGTTGAGAATGGGAATTTAGTTGGTATTGTTGCTTTAGGAGATTTGGCAGTGCAAAATAAGAGTGATATGGAAGCAGGTAGTGCTTTATCAACTATTTCACTTCCAAGTAATCCTCAAAAATAA
- a CDS encoding B12-binding domain-containing radical SAM protein: MDILLTTLNSKYIHSSLALRYIRGYCKDQFNINLLEYTINQHSDDIVAEIYRQQADIIGFSCYIWNIEKTLEVIKLLKKVQPEVKVILGGPEVSYDPVQVMKENPEIDYIVYGEGEITFKELLVQLENKEEFKEIKGLVYRKEGSIIKNKSRAVIEDLDIIPSPYSDLEGLDNKIIYFESNRGCPYNCQYCLSSTLSSVRYFSLDRVKEDLLKLIKAKVRQVKFVDRTFNCNQNRALEIFKFLLENKAEDHEMNFHFEITADLLTDEVIEFLADVPKGYFQFEIGVQSTNKDTLEVIDRRVNFKRLSKVVKSLSQPENIHLHLDLIAGLPKEDYQSFKQSFNDVYNLNPGRLQLGFLKLLKGSGLRNKAVEYEFVWMDNPPYEVLASKELSYKEILKLKMIEEVLETYGNSHKFQNSLEFVISNFYDTPFDFYEDLASFWEEKGYYRYAHKFQNLYKYLQEFYREYCKDSLDIFGEILKFDFLLNKRKIDLPKFLSKYEIEDYKSKFKSFINDDNNIKKYLPNLSEYSSRRIQRKVQVEGFAYDIVEVIKDMDKDHKKKLTNILFDYYDKEGLFDKANFAKIKL, translated from the coding sequence ATGGATATATTATTAACTACTTTAAATTCAAAATATATTCATTCATCATTGGCTTTAAGGTATATAAGAGGTTACTGTAAAGATCAGTTTAACATAAATTTACTTGAATATACAATTAATCAGCATAGTGATGATATTGTAGCAGAGATTTATCGACAGCAGGCTGATATTATAGGTTTTTCATGTTATATATGGAATATAGAAAAGACCTTAGAAGTAATTAAACTTCTAAAAAAAGTTCAACCAGAAGTAAAGGTTATTTTAGGAGGGCCTGAGGTCTCTTATGATCCAGTGCAAGTAATGAAAGAAAACCCAGAGATAGATTATATTGTATATGGTGAAGGTGAGATTACCTTTAAAGAATTACTTGTTCAATTGGAAAATAAAGAGGAGTTTAAAGAGATAAAGGGATTAGTTTACCGTAAAGAAGGCTCTATTATAAAAAATAAATCTAGAGCAGTTATTGAGGATTTAGATATAATTCCCTCACCTTATAGTGATTTGGAAGGTTTAGATAATAAAATTATTTATTTTGAATCTAATCGTGGATGCCCTTACAATTGTCAATATTGCTTATCTTCTACTCTTTCATCAGTACGATATTTTTCTTTAGATAGAGTAAAAGAAGATTTATTGAAGTTAATCAAAGCTAAGGTAAGGCAAGTAAAGTTTGTAGATAGAACTTTTAATTGTAATCAAAATCGAGCTTTGGAGATTTTTAAGTTTTTACTAGAGAATAAAGCAGAAGATCATGAAATGAACTTTCATTTTGAGATCACAGCCGATTTATTAACTGATGAAGTAATTGAATTTTTAGCTGATGTACCTAAAGGATATTTTCAATTTGAAATTGGTGTACAATCGACCAATAAAGATACATTAGAAGTAATTGATCGTAGGGTGAACTTTAAAAGGTTGAGTAAGGTGGTTAAAAGCTTATCCCAGCCAGAAAATATTCATTTACATTTAGATCTGATTGCTGGTTTACCTAAAGAGGACTATCAAAGTTTTAAACAATCTTTTAATGATGTCTATAATTTGAATCCTGGCAGATTACAATTAGGATTCTTAAAATTATTAAAGGGTTCAGGCTTAAGAAATAAGGCTGTAGAATATGAATTTGTATGGATGGATAATCCACCATATGAGGTTTTAGCAAGTAAAGAGTTAAGTTATAAAGAGATATTAAAATTAAAAATGATAGAAGAAGTACTGGAAACCTATGGGAATTCACATAAATTTCAAAATAGTTTAGAGTTTGTTATATCAAATTTTTATGATACTCCTTTTGATTTTTATGAGGATTTAGCTAGTTTTTGGGAAGAAAAAGGATATTACCGTTATGCTCATAAGTTTCAAAATCTATATAAATATCTACAAGAATTCTATCGTGAGTATTGTAAAGATAGTTTGGATATTTTTGGAGAGATATTAAAATTTGACTTCTTATTAAATAAAAGAAAGATAGACTTGCCAAAGTTTCTAAGCAAATATGAAATTGAGGATTATAAATCTAAATTCAAATCTTTTATCAATGATGATAATAATATAAAAAAATATTTACCCAACTTAAGTGAATATAGTTCACGTAGAATTCAAAGAAAGGTTCAAGTAGAAGGCTTTGCTTATGATATTGTAGAAGTTATTAAAGATATGGATAAAGACCATAAAAAGAAATTAACTAATATTTTATTTGATTATTATGATAAAGAAGGATTATTTGATAAAGCTAATTTTGCTAAGATTAAATTATAA